A DNA window from Stutzerimonas stutzeri contains the following coding sequences:
- the queG gene encoding tRNA epoxyqueuosine(34) reductase QueG codes for MSSQTLDPAALAASIKEWGRELGFQQVGITDVDLGEHEAHLEAWLAAGYQGEMDYMAAHGTKRSRPDELVPGTLRVISLRMDYLPGDTRMTQQLASPEKAYVSRYALGRDYHKLIRKRIQQLAERIQQEVGPFGFRAFVDSAPVLEKAAGQQAGLGWIGKNTLLLNRKAGSWFFLGELFVDIALPVDESMTRDHCGSCHACLDACPTDAFVGERLLDARRCISYLTIELKGPIPVELRDKIGNRVFGCDDCQIVCPWNRFARPTEQSDFQPRHSLDNAELATLFRWTEEEFLSRTEGSPLRRAGYQRWLRNLAVGLGNAPSSIPVLQALEARRDDPSELVREHVEWALTQHARR; via the coding sequence ATGTCCAGCCAAACTCTAGATCCAGCCGCCCTTGCCGCCTCTATCAAAGAGTGGGGGCGTGAGCTCGGTTTTCAGCAGGTCGGCATCACCGATGTCGACCTCGGTGAGCATGAAGCGCACCTGGAGGCCTGGCTGGCGGCCGGCTATCAGGGCGAAATGGACTATATGGCCGCCCACGGCACCAAGCGCTCACGACCGGACGAACTGGTGCCCGGCACGCTGCGCGTCATCTCCCTGCGCATGGACTACCTGCCCGGCGACACACGCATGACCCAGCAGCTGGCCAGCCCGGAAAAGGCTTACGTGTCGCGTTATGCGCTGGGCCGCGACTATCACAAGCTGATCCGCAAACGCATCCAGCAGCTCGCCGAGCGCATTCAGCAGGAGGTCGGCCCGTTCGGCTTTCGCGCCTTCGTCGACAGCGCACCGGTGCTGGAAAAGGCCGCCGGGCAGCAGGCCGGCCTCGGCTGGATCGGCAAGAACACCCTGCTGCTCAACCGCAAGGCCGGTAGTTGGTTCTTTCTCGGCGAGCTGTTCGTCGATATCGCCCTGCCGGTCGATGAGTCGATGACTCGTGATCACTGCGGCAGCTGCCATGCCTGCCTGGACGCCTGCCCCACTGATGCCTTCGTCGGCGAACGACTGCTGGATGCGCGGCGCTGCATTTCCTATCTCACCATCGAGCTGAAAGGACCGATTCCGGTCGAGCTGCGCGACAAGATTGGCAACCGCGTATTCGGCTGCGACGATTGCCAGATCGTCTGCCCGTGGAACCGCTTCGCCCGCCCCACCGAGCAAAGCGACTTCCAGCCACGCCACAGCCTGGACAACGCCGAGCTGGCGACACTGTTCCGCTGGACAGAGGAGGAGTTTCTCAGCCGCACCGAGGGCTCGCCGCTGCGCCGCGCCGGCTACCAGCGCTGGCTGCGTAATCTGGCGGTCGGCCTGGGCAATGCGCCCTCGAGCATTCCGGTGCTGCAAGCGCTCGAAGCGCGCCGCGACGATCCGTCAGAGCTGGTGCGTGAGCATGTCGAATGGGCGTTGACGCAGCACGCTCGGCGCTAG
- the ftsH gene encoding ATP-dependent zinc metalloprotease FtsH translates to MKDRAQFHMNYWMIAILVFLGIQYLLSIQQEVATIPYSEFEQHLKEGRVEELAITERRIEGTLKEPLASGQRRFISNRVEPQLAEHLQQYPVRYAGKVESTLVRDLVSWIVPAMLFFGIWLFLLKRIGSGLGGGGMMQIGKSKARVYVETDMKVSFADVAGVDEAKDELKEIIEFLRDPQTYGRLGGRMPKGVLLVGPPGTGKTLLARAVAGEAKVPFFSISGSEFVEMFVGVGAARVRDLFEQARTQAPAIIFIDELDALGRARGAGPMSGGHDEKEQTLNQLLVEMDGFDTSSGLVLLAATNRPEILDPALLRAGRFDRQVLVDRPDKIGRVQILNVHLKKSRLGTDVDPQAIAALTPGFTGADLANLVNEATLLATRRNAEAVAMEDFTAAIERIIAGLEKRNRLLNPREREIVAYHEMGHALVAMALPGVDPVHKVSIIPRGMGALGYTIQRPIEDRFLMTREELENKMAVLLGGRAAEWLVFAHLSTGAADDLAKVTDIARAMVTRYGMSKRLGHLALEREPNAFLGNEAMLGLKPQHDYAESTATAIDEEIQELVQSAFQRSLELLEARRELLERCARRLLQQETLDAEALRELNAAPVSDPAQVTARI, encoded by the coding sequence GTGAAAGACCGGGCTCAGTTCCACATGAATTACTGGATGATCGCCATCCTGGTATTCCTCGGTATCCAGTACCTGCTGTCGATCCAGCAGGAGGTGGCAACCATTCCCTACAGTGAGTTCGAACAGCACCTCAAGGAAGGCCGCGTCGAAGAGCTGGCGATCACCGAGCGCCGCATCGAGGGCACGCTCAAGGAGCCGCTGGCCAGCGGTCAGCGCCGTTTCATCAGCAATCGCGTCGAGCCACAGTTGGCCGAGCATCTGCAGCAGTATCCAGTGCGCTACGCCGGCAAGGTGGAAAGCACCTTGGTGCGCGACTTGGTGTCGTGGATCGTGCCGGCGATGCTGTTCTTCGGCATCTGGCTGTTCCTGCTCAAGCGCATCGGCAGCGGTCTGGGTGGCGGCGGCATGATGCAGATCGGCAAGAGCAAGGCGCGGGTCTACGTCGAAACCGACATGAAGGTGAGCTTCGCCGATGTGGCAGGGGTCGACGAGGCCAAGGACGAGCTCAAGGAAATCATCGAATTCCTCCGTGATCCGCAGACCTACGGCCGCCTCGGCGGACGCATGCCCAAAGGCGTGCTGCTGGTCGGTCCGCCCGGCACCGGCAAGACCTTGCTGGCGCGGGCCGTGGCCGGTGAGGCGAAGGTGCCGTTCTTCTCCATTTCCGGCTCCGAATTCGTCGAGATGTTCGTCGGCGTTGGTGCGGCGCGGGTGCGTGACCTGTTCGAGCAGGCCCGTACCCAGGCGCCGGCGATCATTTTCATCGACGAGCTGGATGCCTTGGGCCGTGCCCGCGGTGCCGGGCCGATGTCGGGTGGGCATGACGAGAAAGAGCAGACGCTCAACCAGCTGCTGGTGGAAATGGACGGTTTCGATACCTCCAGCGGACTGGTCTTGTTGGCTGCCACCAACCGCCCGGAAATTCTCGACCCGGCGTTGCTGCGTGCGGGCCGTTTCGACCGTCAGGTGCTGGTCGATCGCCCGGACAAGATCGGACGGGTGCAGATTCTCAACGTGCACCTGAAAAAGTCGCGACTGGGCACCGATGTTGATCCGCAAGCCATCGCCGCGCTGACACCGGGATTCACCGGGGCCGATCTGGCCAACCTGGTCAACGAGGCAACGCTGCTGGCGACCCGGCGCAATGCCGAGGCGGTGGCCATGGAGGATTTCACCGCAGCGATCGAGCGCATCATCGCCGGGCTGGAGAAGCGCAATCGCCTGCTCAACCCGCGTGAACGCGAGATCGTCGCGTATCACGAAATGGGCCATGCACTGGTGGCCATGGCGCTGCCGGGGGTCGACCCGGTGCACAAGGTGTCGATCATTCCGCGTGGCATGGGCGCGCTGGGCTACACCATCCAGCGGCCGATCGAGGATCGTTTCCTGATGACCCGCGAGGAGCTGGAAAACAAGATGGCCGTTCTGCTCGGCGGGCGCGCCGCCGAGTGGCTGGTGTTCGCCCATTTGTCCACCGGCGCGGCGGACGACCTGGCCAAAGTCACCGATATTGCCCGCGCCATGGTCACCCGCTACGGCATGTCCAAACGCCTCGGCCACCTGGCGCTGGAGCGTGAGCCGAATGCGTTTCTTGGCAATGAGGCAATGTTGGGGCTCAAGCCGCAGCACGACTATGCCGAGAGCACCGCAACCGCCATCGATGAGGAAATACAGGAGCTGGTCCAGTCGGCGTTTCAGCGCAGCCTGGAGCTGCTCGAAGCACGGCGTGAACTACTCGAGCGCTGCGCCCGGCGGTTGCTCCAGCAGGAGACGCTGGATGCCGAAGCGCTGCGCGAACTCAATGCTGCGCCAGTCAGCGATCCGGCTCAGGTGACTGCTCGGATCTGA
- a CDS encoding YceK/YidQ family lipoprotein, whose product MIGRGALLLLVLSQLGGCATVRTLDAAKPGAPIIYSGTRLDWYSLNGGCCPVDRFGTLPPRYPALDLPASALVDTLLLPFAVAAELGVGLGVRGGL is encoded by the coding sequence ATGATCGGCCGCGGCGCGCTTCTACTGCTTGTCCTGAGCCAGCTGGGCGGTTGCGCCACGGTGCGCACGCTGGATGCGGCCAAGCCCGGCGCGCCGATCATCTATTCCGGCACACGCCTGGATTGGTACAGCCTCAATGGCGGCTGCTGCCCAGTTGACCGCTTCGGTACCTTGCCACCGAGATATCCAGCGCTGGATCTTCCCGCCAGTGCCTTGGTGGATACGCTGCTGCTGCCCTTCGCTGTGGCGGCGGAGCTGGGTGTCGGCCTCGGCGTTCGCGGCGGGCTTTGA